In Oceanispirochaeta sp. M1, the DNA window ATATTTATCAAAGGTTCACTAAAGACATTGCTTACAGAACTTGATTAAGTTATGTAGTCCAACACCATGCATGCGATCTTCCTTTTGTAGTAGATGTGATGATCACGACAACAATTATAATACTTATATAATCGATGAGATGTTTAATGTTTTATTGAATCTGCAAAAAGATTTGGGCGAAAAAAAACCTCTCCAGCATAGAGAGGCAATGAGTTTCACCTTAAAAGGATAATGACCTAAGTAAAAAACCGTATCATTCTAATTTCTCATGTGGTTTGATTTGTTAACAGTCTCAATCGTATTCTCATTTTTAATCTATACCAAAAGGTAAACTAAAAAAGGAAATATAAAAGCTACAAAGTAGGAAAGCAAAACAAACCTATATAGTTCAACCTCAGTGGATGAGGTATATCACTTTTCAGTTTTAAATCACTCATAAACAAATGATTGACTGAATAATATCAAAGAACAAAACAAATGACAAGCGTTATTAAGTATTATTTATTATTTATTATATTATATAGTATATGAGTATCACAATCTCCCTTTTACTATTTTAGAAAGGGATCAAGAATGGCTATCTAATAGAAATTATTCAGAAGTAATTAGTAGTATCATTTGAAATAATAATCTAGCATAAAATAATGAAACACAAAATATTTTTTCTTATCGCCTTTCTATCTACAGTAATGATGCTGACATCATGTATGAGCATCCAATATCAACCATCAGAAGAAGAAAAATCCCTGGCAGCGGCTGTTCTTATCAAAGATACTGCCGGTGTTGAAAGGATGCTTAAAAATGGGGTTACTCCGAATGCAAGCGGAGTAAGCGGCTTAACTGTATTAAGCACTGCTATAAACAACAGCGACCTTGAAATGGCCGGTCTCCTCCTCTCCTACGGCGCCGGTATAAACATGACTGACAATGATGGAAATACATCGCTTTTTTATGCAAAAAAGCCGAATATTCAGCAATGGCTTATTGAAAAAGGGATTGATATTCAGATAGTGTCAAAAAAAGAGCGAACTGCCTTTGAAGTGTGGTGTACCGAATCTGCTACCGTTTTATCTGAAGCCCAGAAAAAAGAATATATGGATATTCTTAAATCACAGAAAATAGCAATTACAAAAGAACAGATGGAAGAGCTGTTCTGGGTAAGCAAAGATGATATTATTCAAACAATCAAACTGTTTACCACCTCAGGTTATGATCTTAATGCAACACACAACGGTAGCGAAGACACAGCTCTCATCCTCACGTCCAGGGCAGATAATTATTTATTAATGGAAGAATTACTCAATGCTGGTGCTGACGCGCAGATTGACAATAAGATCGGCGATGATCCACTCAATATCATTGCTTCATATCCAGAGAGCAAACACAGCAATGCCGAATACAAGAGAATCGTTACAGCACTGCTGGCCCATGGTGCAGAGATTAATGGAATTGACCGTTACGGAAATACCCCCTTATGTAATGCGGCTAAGATTAATCATCAGGCACGTGTTCTGATACTCCTTTCTATGAAAGACTGCGGGGTAAATGTTCCCGGCGAGTTCGGTGCAACGGCATTGTTTAAAACAAATAATTTTCCAATAGTAAAAGATCTTGTAGCTGCAGGGGCAGAGATTGATTTTGAAAATAATGGGGGCTCTACCCCGCTTTTCATGCAACTCAATGTCGATTCGGTAAAATACCTTATCAAGCTGGGGGCGGATGTCAATCATATCAACAATTATGAGGAAAATATCCTGATTCACAACATGCTTTCGGCCAATAAGTCTTATTCTATGACCAATGATTATGATAGGATAAAGAATGAATTTATAGGAAAATTTGAAGTGCTTGTGGCTGCCGGTATTGATATGAATCACGAAGAGGAAAAGTATGGGTTTACAGCCTTGGGTCTTGCCCGCAAGGTTCCTTTTGTGGAATTTGTCAGCCTTTTCGAAAAGGCCGGAGCCAGGAAATAGTGCCGGTATTTCCGAAAGAATACTGATAATGTTCAAAGAATAATAAAAAATGCTGTTCAAACCTGAACAGCATTTTTTATTTAAAGTGTGACTTACCACTCCCTTTTCAGGTAGATAGTGCATGATCCGGGGCCTTTGATCAATCCTGGCCCCGACGGTATGACTGCTTATCTGCTTAATTCGATCCTGGTAATTACCGGCTTTCGACCTCTGAGGTCCACATCGAAATCAACCCTGGCTCCCATCATCAAATACTCGGGGTCAATCAGTGCTGGC includes these proteins:
- a CDS encoding ankyrin repeat domain-containing protein, with protein sequence MKHKIFFLIAFLSTVMMLTSCMSIQYQPSEEEKSLAAAVLIKDTAGVERMLKNGVTPNASGVSGLTVLSTAINNSDLEMAGLLLSYGAGINMTDNDGNTSLFYAKKPNIQQWLIEKGIDIQIVSKKERTAFEVWCTESATVLSEAQKKEYMDILKSQKIAITKEQMEELFWVSKDDIIQTIKLFTTSGYDLNATHNGSEDTALILTSRADNYLLMEELLNAGADAQIDNKIGDDPLNIIASYPESKHSNAEYKRIVTALLAHGAEINGIDRYGNTPLCNAAKINHQARVLILLSMKDCGVNVPGEFGATALFKTNNFPIVKDLVAAGAEIDFENNGGSTPLFMQLNVDSVKYLIKLGADVNHINNYEENILIHNMLSANKSYSMTNDYDRIKNEFIGKFEVLVAAGIDMNHEEEKYGFTALGLARKVPFVEFVSLFEKAGARK